A window of Glycine soja cultivar W05 chromosome 2, ASM419377v2, whole genome shotgun sequence genomic DNA:
TTTTcctattgttttaaattaaagaaacgaaaagaaactcattttctcttacttttattcatttaaatgataaaagaccaacatatatatatatattattttctcttaacttgattttctgatattttatttctttattttttctccacATAACATAAgtgattcattttattaaaggaattttttcttaattttaaaaaataaatataaataattaaattaattttaaaaaataagtcataTGATTAACTTAGTGTAAGACTTTGTTGTATTGATGAGGTGAGAGAAcaatctaaataaaaataaaatttgcgtttaattttttttctcgtgTAAAATAATCATGTATCGTGAAGGATACCAATCTTTGATTTGGTGGATGAAAGAAAATTGTAGTCACTAGTCtaagaacaaaattaatttaaaagttaaatcaCCTCGAAGAAATatattaaccacacacttaatatcaaaagaatattataataCTTGTAGcttgtaatttattttgttcCCAATACAAGTTGTCACTATCTTTGGGCCTTTTGATACCTTCCATCTCTCAAGGCCACGCTTTCCCCATTTGCCATTCATTCATCACCGTCGGTGCCCGAGCTCGCACGAATCCCTATCCTCATCCAATCCAACGGCCACAACCCAAAGGCAACACTAACCCATAAAAGAGGCTACACGACACTCCAAATCCATGTCCAAGAATagcctttattatttatttctctctctctctctctcttcctttctttaaattaattaattttcaaatcttCTAGGCATCTTTCTTTCTCCTACTCTAGTCCAACAATAACAAACTGCCTTTACAATGTTccccaaattaaaatattcctTGAATCCCCCCTTCTTTCTACTTTTCCCATATTTTGACcatcactctctcttttcccttCCCCTATATAAATGTTTCCACCCCCCACATCTCTCTCCTCATCCTTAACCATTCCCACTTGCAATCACTTTATCATACCAATACCAATCTAGTTTcatatttcatttcatcttcttctttacTTATTTTTCCCTTCTTCTTTTCAATTAAATGGAGGAAAGTTTGGTGCCAAAGAGGCCTAGAGAAGAAGCCcaagtggaagaagaaaaaggcttGAACTTTGAAGAAGATTATTCCTCATCCTCAAAGAGGCACAAGCCATACAACCACATCCTCTCACTTCTTGATTCAGAGGAAGAGGACTCAACACAAGACCTCTCCCCTCTCATGACAACCCTCCAACAAGAAATCACTTGTGCCTCCAAAAATACCCTAGATGCCCTTTTGGTGTGCCCAACTCAAGAAAATGACCAAAACACCCTCACAATCACTAGTTTAGAGGACAATAATGCAACAACCTCACAAGTTTTGAAGGAAGATGAAGAGAGTGACAAGGAGAGGGTCATGAAACATCTCCTTCAAGCCTCTGATGATGAACTTGGGATTCCAAATAGTGGGGATGGGTTATGGGGTTTTGAAGATAATGAATTTACTAGTGGGGATGGATTTTCTTCTTTGTGTGACAAGTTGTGGGAGCTTGAAGATGAAAGAGCTAACTACTATGCTTTCTTGCAATCTGAACTCTTCCTAGGGGGGTATTAGGATAGTGGAAATTATTATTACCTGGGTGAAATTCtggatgagaaaaaaaaaaagaaaggtgaTAACATAGTATGTAGGCTCAAAGATGgaggaatattttttaaaattttatttagtttgattttttaagGCCTCTTTTGTAAAGATCACGGGAAGTCTATGTTGTCATTGCTTATTATCTACAGTTAGGCAGTGCCACTTTTGCAGGTCAATCTGTACTTCCGCACtggaaaaattaattagatactcacattaaaaaaaagggaatattagactattttttttcctttctaatttttaatttcttatcatCTCTTTTTTACCAAGATTCGATGGAGTTTGGAATCCAGGTTGGATTGTTTGCTCCGTGACCGAAACGGActctacagtttttttttttacccaatCTATTACATTTGAAACTTGAAAGGGTTCGACCACAAATAAaggataaataaataagtaaatctaaaaataatatataattaaattttttagtaattatttattaataaattaaattttatactatGATCAATTATTAACATGTAATTTGTTAGTTAcgtaaatgaaatttttaacaatatttgGACAAAGagattaaaatagtttttttttaattatagaacttaaaaaaaccaattttaaatttgaagataaaaaataaatttatgttaaattttaagaatacaaatatatttaaatcttaaacatatgaaaattgaatgatttaatttctatttaaaaaacaaatagatCTGTGGTGACTCTTTTTCTCTAACTTGTTAGAGAGtatctattgaaaaaaaaagtaattcttTAAATAGCTACTTTATTCCTCAAAAGTTTAGTCTTTAAATCTCAACGGAGAAATACTTTACCTTGaccaagaataaaataaaaaaagagtaaattatattcatatttttttatttttattaaattacatctgatatttatccttttttatattatttttatctttttttaatgttattgatTAACGTAAATTGAAATATGTGaacataatttaataacaaattaacaactaatcttgtaaatgaatattttttaagataataacaattttttctttaatatttaactttattttattattgttaacacTTGAATAAAATGCACCTTTTGATTGATACATTATATCAAACAcatatttatcaaaaataaatatttcaaagaaatgaGTTAACAAAAAGCTGGAAatatgtctaataaaaatgcAGCAATCAAACCATTCAACACGCACCAAAAAAGTTGAActgaaataaagaagaagaaataatgtTAACAAAAAGCTGAGTTCCGTctaattagagaaaaaataaaaaaaggaaaaatgttaaaatattctCATATTGAAAATAACGCCATATCTTTTATATAGTTAAGAGGAAAAAGATAAAGacattttagacataaattttcattaaaagtcaTGTAATCAACATGcgcctatttttttaaaaaattattaaacaatgTTTAGGAGGGAGGAGGTTTAGGTGTAATGTGagctaaaaaattaaggaattttTTATAGGGTGCAAAAAAAGAGGAGGTGTTAAGTGCAATTTAGAAAAAATACAGGGGGTGCGAGTGTGAGGAAGAAGATGGAGgtattttaaacataatttttcattaaaagtcaTATAATCGGCATGTGtctactttttgttaaattattaaatgatttttaggAGGAAAAGTATCTTAATGTAATGTGaactaaacaattaaaaaaaattgtaaggtGTAAAAAATGAGGGGTGTCAGAtgcaatttagaaaaaaatacaagaaatgtGAGTATAATTTACTCTAAAAAAAAGCCTAGACAAGGAACAAATTAATACTtctaaattttatgtatttacACACTTAATATTTCTAGTGAAAAAAGTTTATGCATTGATATCGTAAAAAATGTATAGTTATCTATTCATAATAATTgtatataataagtttgttaacttttaaaataattatctaaaaataattcaaacaataatttatgataaaatgaTAGTATAGAacaattttatactattaatattaatatatagacattaaattcataattaatttatgtaaatatataatatcaaaatattcaaCTATTAGAGAGTAAGTTGGGTTTAGGTTAACTTCATCTAATTCGTTTAAACTTCTGATATCTTTCATTACCTCTATTATTGTTTCATTTATTTCCTTCCTATCATTTTAAGCAATACGCAATGTACATCCTAAGAAATGcgaaaaacaatatattttacaaGTTCGGTTGAATAACCATTTTTTCTCCAATGAAGTGAGATGGAAagtaaaaaaacagaaaaatacatttattttatttggagctatattatataaatttagtatattttaagtCAAGAACAAATACAtcgttatatttttatcttaccTACTTTTTTGCTTTGAGGAAAACAATTTCAGACATGCGTATTTCTCATGtagtttcatggtggagcactACCACTTGGATCACAcatttcacaaaatttatttgtttatattttgatatttaatctaattaaattgtcaactgtaataaaataatatagtacATGTAAGgttgtcaaaattaaattaacaacgtttttttttgtaaaatatttaccTATAAAATAAGGAGTTTTGTGGGTAGATATGGGAAGAAGTAGATAATGTCAATAAGATTGTACATTCCTCCGTTTGAGATTGACtcaaatatttaagaatttgactagatattatatataagagtttttttttttgtttttttacaaaagataTTATAAGAGTTTGTTGGAAAAGCAAGGACGGTTATAAAGTAGTTGTGatataaaggaaattaaaatgacCGACAAATATTATtctgtaattttattttgatagcgAATTGTTTCTCTTTGGTACTAGTTTTTgtgttcttttcctttttatttatgcATCTATTCTTCTTCTTGATTGTCCTTTTGTTGGGTAGGACGCAAAGAAAGTCATGTGACACATCTCAGCTATAATGAACTCCTTCTCTTATGACTATTATTATTCAATATCTTAAACaattgattttacaaaataaaggaTGGgcccataaaaaaataaaggatggTTTTACAACGACTGAATAGTTGGCTGtttaaaaaatgacttaatAATTATTGTTGATCTACTTCTTTCACTGAATGAAGTTTATTTTTATGACTGTGTGGACtaaatgaatttatataaagatgaattggaggcaattttaatgaaaatataatataaatactttttgaacatttttggaacaaaataatatttttaaaaaaggtaggagaaaaattatattaataccaaaataggaagaagaagaaaacaactcCCGAATTCTTTATTTCACATACAAAAAGtatgaaatatgaaattcaAATACCAATGTTCTTAGATTAAAAAGAGAGAAGTTGATGGATAACGGATAAATTATGGATTGGTGGtccttgtttaaaattaaaaacttgccCAACGACGTGGAGATAAGTCTTCggtaaaatttcaattcaaaatagaaaaattaacaaaacaccAAAGTCTTGTAATGTGACTTTCCTTAAAAACATTGAGAGTGTCATTAACAATTGTTGTGGTAGTTGCACTTGCTTTTGTTGGTGGGTGTTTTAAGTATGGTGAAGTGCTTCACCAAATTAGGAGTGCATCGCATTGATGAGGTAATGAAGAGTGGGGAAAGTACTCAATTTCCTGTCAATGTTTAGTTAAGGACGTGTTTGATtcaaaggagaaaaataaagtagagaaaaatataagaaagataatttgaaaataaaaataaaaataaaatgatatgttaggttgtttgatttaaaagaaataggtgagaaatgatatttttgtgttaaaaaaaattgatttttagtctagaaaatcaattttttgtcTTACCTGCAAACGGAAAGAGAGAAATTTTAACCACCACTTTTAACTTTACTCTCTAATACCAAACTCCACCGCGGGCTTCATTTTCATCTTgggtcttttatttctttttgcacaTTCGAGAACACAGCCTTGGCTAATCTAGACACATGAATTTTGTTACCTAAGAAGAGATAATAGTACACTTTCTTACGCATTttgttattagttaaaatttatcatatattataaaattataagtaaatctcattaaataagaaatcaagctcataaaaattaatataacttCTTAATAAGTATTAATCTATAATATTtctatatacatata
This region includes:
- the LOC114386337 gene encoding uncharacterized protein LOC114386337; translated protein: MEESLVPKRPREEAQVEEEKGLNFEEDYSSSSKRHKPYNHILSLLDSEEEDSTQDLSPLMTTLQQEITCASKNTLDALLVCPTQENDQNTLTITSLEDNNATTSQVLKEDEESDKERVMKHLLQASDDELGIPNSGDGLWGFEDNEFTSGDGFSSLCDKLWELEDERANYYAFLQSELFLGGY